The following proteins are co-located in the Pseudomonas sp. DY-1 genome:
- the katG gene encoding catalase/peroxidase HPI, protein MSSEAKCPFSGKNVIAGVMPSNAQWWPNQLNLKILHQHSAASNPLGAEFNYAEAFKTLDLDAVIKDLHALMTDSQDWWPADYGHYGPLFIRMAWHAAGTYRIADGRGGAGTGNQRFAPLNSWPDNGNLDKARRLLWPIKQKYGNKLSWGDLLILTGNVALESMGFKTFGFAGGRVDVWEPEDDVYWGAEHEWLATSDKPNSRYTGDRQLENPLAAVQMGLIYVNPQGPDGNPDPLGSGRDVRETFARMAMNDEETVALTVGGHTFGKCHGAGDAANVGVEPEAGDITDMGFGWKNALGTGMGSDTITSGLEGAWTPTPTQWDNSYLETLFGFEWELTKSPAGAYQWKPQGTTGDGLVPDAHDPSKRHAPMMTTADMAMRMDPVYEKISRRYKDNPQELADAFARAWFKLTHRDMGPRSRYLGPLVPQEELIWQDPVPAVDHPLVNEQDIATLKAKIAGTGLSVSELVGAAWAAASCFRGSDKRGGANGARLRLAPQKDWEVNQPAEAAKVIAALEGIQKDFNASGKKVSLADLIVLAGGVGIETAAKKAGVDVTVPFAPGRTDASQEQTDVESFAPLEPLADGFRNYAKKGYEGSTAEMLVDKAQLLRLSAPEMTVLVGGLRVLGANFGKSQHGVFTKRPETLTNDFFVNLLDMRTKWERSASDPTVLEGRDRNSGAPKWTATVVDLIFGSNAQLRAIAEIYGSSDSPQAFVRDFVAAWTKVMNADRYDLKQG, encoded by the coding sequence ATGTCTAGCGAAGCAAAGTGCCCGTTCTCAGGGAAAAATGTGATCGCGGGTGTTATGCCATCGAATGCGCAGTGGTGGCCCAACCAACTTAATCTCAAGATCCTTCATCAGCACTCGGCAGCGTCCAACCCCCTGGGGGCGGAATTCAACTATGCCGAAGCATTCAAGACCCTCGACCTCGATGCCGTCATCAAGGACCTGCACGCCCTGATGACCGACTCGCAGGACTGGTGGCCCGCTGACTACGGCCATTACGGCCCGCTGTTCATCCGCATGGCCTGGCACGCTGCCGGCACCTATCGCATCGCCGATGGCCGCGGCGGCGCGGGCACAGGCAACCAGCGTTTCGCACCGCTCAACAGCTGGCCGGACAACGGCAACCTCGACAAGGCGCGCCGCCTGTTGTGGCCGATCAAGCAGAAGTACGGCAACAAGCTGTCATGGGGCGATCTGTTGATCCTGACCGGCAACGTTGCGCTGGAATCCATGGGATTCAAGACCTTCGGCTTCGCCGGAGGGCGCGTGGATGTCTGGGAACCCGAGGACGACGTCTACTGGGGTGCCGAGCATGAGTGGCTGGCGACCAGCGACAAACCCAACAGTCGCTACACCGGGGACAGGCAACTCGAAAATCCGCTGGCTGCCGTGCAGATGGGCCTGATCTACGTGAACCCGCAAGGTCCGGACGGAAATCCGGACCCGCTGGGCTCTGGCCGCGACGTCCGTGAGACCTTTGCCCGCATGGCAATGAACGACGAGGAAACCGTGGCCCTCACCGTCGGTGGTCACACATTCGGTAAGTGCCACGGCGCTGGCGATGCAGCGAACGTCGGTGTTGAACCGGAGGCCGGCGATATCACCGACATGGGCTTTGGCTGGAAGAACGCCCTCGGAACCGGCATGGGTAGCGACACCATCACCAGTGGCCTGGAAGGCGCCTGGACGCCGACACCGACCCAATGGGACAACAGTTATCTGGAAACGCTGTTCGGTTTCGAATGGGAGCTGACCAAGAGCCCGGCTGGCGCCTACCAGTGGAAACCCCAAGGGACAACGGGAGACGGCCTCGTGCCGGATGCCCACGATCCCAGCAAGCGCCATGCGCCCATGATGACCACCGCTGACATGGCGATGCGCATGGACCCTGTCTACGAAAAAATCTCTCGCCGCTACAAGGACAACCCACAGGAGTTGGCAGATGCCTTCGCCCGCGCCTGGTTCAAGCTGACCCACCGCGACATGGGGCCACGCAGCCGTTACCTCGGTCCGCTGGTGCCGCAGGAGGAGCTGATCTGGCAGGACCCGGTTCCAGCTGTCGACCATCCACTGGTGAATGAACAGGACATTGCCACCCTGAAGGCGAAGATCGCTGGGACCGGCCTATCGGTTTCCGAACTGGTCGGCGCCGCCTGGGCTGCCGCATCCTGCTTCCGCGGCAGCGACAAGCGCGGCGGTGCCAATGGTGCTCGCCTGCGCCTGGCTCCGCAGAAGGACTGGGAGGTCAACCAGCCGGCTGAAGCGGCCAAGGTAATTGCTGCCCTGGAAGGTATCCAGAAGGACTTCAATGCCTCCGGTAAGAAAGTCTCGCTCGCCGACCTGATCGTGCTGGCCGGTGGCGTGGGTATCGAAACCGCGGCGAAGAAAGCCGGTGTTGATGTGACCGTGCCTTTCGCGCCCGGCCGCACCGATGCCTCGCAGGAGCAGACCGATGTGGAGTCCTTCGCGCCCTTGGAGCCGCTCGCCGACGGCTTCCGCAATTACGCCAAGAAAGGCTACGAAGGTTCGACGGCGGAAATGCTCGTGGATAAGGCCCAACTGCTGAGGCTCAGCGCTCCGGAAATGACTGTGCTGGTTGGCGGCCTGCGCGTACTGGGCGCCAACTTCGGCAAGTCCCAGCACGGTGTTTTCACCAAGCGTCCGGAAACGTTGACCAACGATTTCTTCGTGAACCTGCTGGACATGCGTACCAAATGGGAAAGGTCCGCGTCCGATCCGACTGTGCTGGAAGGTCGTGACCGCAACAGCGGCGCACCCAAGTGGACCGCCACTGTGGTGGACCTCATCTTCGGCTCCAATGCCCAGCTCCGGGCGATCGCGGAAATCTACGGCAGTTCCGACTCGCCACAGGCTTTCGTGCGCGACTTCGTCGCCGCCTGGACCAAGGTGATGAATGCGGACCGCTACGACCTGAAGCAAGGGTGA